ATCATTCTTGTAGAAATCAACAGCTTGAGTGCTCCCAGAAGTTCTTACCAATACGATGTCCCCGTCATCATCATTGTCAAAGTCGCCCACTTCGAAAAAATGAACGTTGCTTAAAAACAATCCTGGAACCGGGCTGACCGCATTGAAATCCAACTCGTTGCGCGCTTCGAGGTTTTGACTTGTTGAAAAGACAAGAAACAATAGCGATGCGCAGAGAATGCGCCTTATCCAATATAAATTCATGGGCAGTGTCCCCTTTCGACCTGCGGTTCAAACAAAATTGTACAGTATTCCTTAAATTGGAGGGTACCAAATTCCCCGCAAAAGTGAAAACGTTTTCGTCTTAATTGACTTCGGAGAGGTCATGTAGCGCGAACCCTGAAAATGATTGGGCTTCAAGCGCTTGCGAAAATTCTTCGCTCACAAAAATATGTTGTGGAAGTCCCCTAACCTTAAAAATCTTGGCTCCCTGAAGCTTCTTTTGTTTGAAGGTTAGGTTATCGACCTGCCACACAAATGAGGGGTCCATCTCATGGTAGACAAGCGTAGACTCTTCTTCGTCGATCCCAGAGATATGTTTTGTGAAATGCACGAGCTTGTAGCCGTCCACGGGCGTGCGACCTTGCCAAATTCTGACATCCAAAACCTGCAAATCAGGCACCTGATTTTCCTCCAAAAACTTCGCGAATCGCTCGCTGACGACCAGGGCGTTTTCGTGGTTCGGAAGCACATCTCCCATCACTTCTTTGACGCGGTGCCTTCGGTTCACGGCTCCATCGAGCTCAAAGCATCCCTCCCCCAGACTCAAGACGGGCTCGGTCGTCTCCAAAAACTCAGCGTCGCATTCCAAGAGCTCGCCGAGCGCAGAAACCTCGGGCCCAGCTGTGGGCAAAAACCAAAAAAACTTACTCATGTTCACCTTCCATTTTCTCAAGTCTGTAGAGGAGCACGTGCCTCGGAATGTTCAAGTATCGCGCGGTTGCCGACTGATTTCCTTGATGCATATCGAGCGCAGCCCTGATGATATCATTTTCCAATTTTTTCAAGTCGAGTTGACCTGGTGGCAGCATAAAAGGAAGCCCCGACACGTGTGAGGCCTTTGCGCTGAGTTCCCCCGGCAGGTCACTGAGCTCCAGGGTGTCCGTGCGCCGGAGCACTAACATGCGTTTCGCCACGTTCTCGAGTTCGCGCACGTTTCCTGGCCAATGGTATTGAATGAGCGCGGCATCAAGTGCTTTTGAGACTTGCACATCCTTGTCTTGCGCGTGTTTACGCAGGAAGAACCGCAAAAGTACGGGGATGTCTTCGGGGCGATGCCTGAGCGGCGGGATAAAGAGCGGCACCACATTGATTCGGTAGAAGAGATCTTCGCGAAAATGGCCTTCTCGCATCAAGGCCTCGAGGTCCTGATTAGTGGCGGCGATCACCCGGATATTCACAGGTTTTGGCGCGCCACCACCTACCACCTCGAGCTCCGATTCCTGCAAAATCCTCAGGAGTTTCGCCTGCAAACGAAGCGACATCTCTGCGATTTCATCGAGGAAGATGGTTCCCCCGTCGGCGAGCAGAAACTTGCCTTCGTGACGAGCTGTGGCGCCGGTGAACGCGCCTTTTTCGTGGCCGAAGAGCGTACTTTCCAAGAGCTCGTCTGGAATCGCCGCACAATTGACCGCAACAAAAGCTGCCTTGGCGCGGCTAGACCCGTTGTGCAGGGCTCTAGCGACCAACTCCTTTCCAGTTCCCGACTCACCGCGAATCAAAATGGTGTGGTCCGTGTCTGCCACACGATCCACCACCTCGAGTAGATGGCTCATGCTCGGGCTTGCGGAGATGATCTCGTGTTTTCGGCTGCGCAGAGTCTGGTTTTCAGCCCGAACTCTCGAAAACTCCAGCGCCCGCTCCACGATGGCAAGAAGTGCCTTCGCGTGGACGGGCTTCTCCACGTAATGAAAGGCCCCCGCTTGCATGGCGGCTACCGCACGGTCAGTCGAGCCATACGCCGTCAGAACTACTGCCGCAGCGGAGACGTTGAGGGCTTTGAGCTTCGCTAGGAACTCGAGGCCGTCTGTCCCCGGCATATTCAGGTCGGTCAAAATGAGTTCGAAGCTCTTCAAGTCGAGGCTCAAGGCCTCGTCGGCGCTCGGAGAGTAGGTCACATGATGACCGGCTTCTTCGAGGTGGAATTGCAAGACTTTTGCTAGGTTTTTGTCGTCTTCGACGAGCAGAATTTGGCCACTCATGGCTCCTCCGGAAAACACGCCCAAAACACCGTATGATCGCCCTGTTCCAAGTCCAAGATCCCGCCGTGTTTCTCCATGATCGTATTGGAGATGCTTAGCCCTAGCCCGCTTCCATCAGATCGCGTTGTAAAATACGGCTCAAAAATCGTCTCCGCCAGCGAATCTGGAACGCCCTCGCCGTTATCCTTCACTCCGAAACACGCGTAAGGCTTTCCGGCGATTTTCCTGCGCTCAAAAACGATCACAACCGTGGGATTTTCTGCGCTTTGGGCGGCATCGGCGCCGTTCAAAACCAAATTCAAGAGCACTTGGCCGGCCTGGTCTGAGTCGAGTTCAACCATCTCGTCGGGCACCTGAGTTTCGAGTCGAATCTTTCGGCCTTCTAGCGTGGTCCGCAAGAGCCCTTCGAGCCTTAGAACCAGTTCACGCGCAGAGATCTTTCGCTTTTCGGGTGGTGCGGGACCCGCGAACTTCAAGAACCCGCTGACCACCTGATCGAGCCGCGAAATCTCATCGAGGAGTACCCGAGTCAACGGATACTTCCGATGCTCTTCCTCAAACTCACTCGTGATGGCCTCAGCGCTCCCAAGAATTGACGCCAACGGGTTGCGGATTTCGTGCGCGAGACCGGATGTGAGTTGGCCGAGCGCGCTCAACTTGCCGGCCCTAACTAGCTGTTTTTCAAGCACCTCTTTCTCGTTGAGCGCCACCGAAAGCCGAGCGTGCGCGCGCCTTTGGAGCTCCACAAGCCACCCGGTCAAGAGACCGATCACGAGATAAAGAACAATTTCCAGAAGCTTATCGACCGTGGGTGCGGGGTCTCGATGATGCGAGAAAAACGCATGGGGAATGTAGGCTGCGCTGACGACAAGCGCCATAACTCCGCCTCCTTTGAGGCCGTGGGCGAAAGCGGCGAGCACGATTGGGAGATAGTAGAGTCGTCGGTAGACGTTGTGGAAGGCCACGTGGTGCATGTCGGTGACGTAATGCCCCGCTGTGATGCCGAGCACGATGACCACGGCGGCAATGAGTAGATTTCTTCTCGTTTTTTGCGATTGAAACATAGTCTGGGATCGCCGGGTTCTCTGTGCTCTCGATCGTGACAGCCTGTCACATTTAGCCCTTTTGCACCAAAACAGCCAACGCCATTCAATTTACACATCTTGCGCACATTATCCTACATCACACTACACCCGGCCCCAGATTTGCAACAATAGCGGAATTGAGTAGTGGAAAACACGAATTGGAAAGTGCTAATAGGTTTGTTGACCAAAAAAGCTGGAGTCATAGGCATGAAGAGAATGTTGTGGGTCGCGTTGTTTGCGATCGGTTGTCACGAGACGGTCTCATCCCCGGTTGAGACTCAAGAAAGTACGCTGGAGGCTGAAAGCCCGAGTGTCGTAGATTCGCTGGATGTGGAACGGACTGAAAAGCTCAAATGGTCTGAACCTCATCAAATCGCCCAGATCGATTGGACGGAAGTCAATAAACATCAATCCGCCAGCCCTGGCCTCTTGCCAGCAGCTCAGTCTGCGAAAATCGCCGGCCTGGGCGTGCCGGTCCTGCTTCCTTCAAATCCTGAACTTATCTCGCGCGCTGAGATCGTCACGGGCGCAACGTGGTACGCCGCTTCGATGAATCACGACGGCATCAATGTGGTCATTCACGGTTCCAAGCAGTCCGAGAATCTGGAATTGAATGTAACCGACGAGGCCCGTGAGTTGATGCGCAACTTCACAGTCTATCGCACGCACGAAATCGTCACGCTAACCTTCAATATGTACGGCGTCGCGTATTCGTTGGACATCGAGTGCGCCGCTCCCACCACCGACGATCGTTGCAACAAAGACGAGACCGTCATGACCATGGCTGAAAACCTCGTGCTCGCAGGAGGTCAGCCATGAAAAACCTTGCCTTTTTGATACTCTTGACCATGCCCGGCCTCGTATTTGCCAACGACTTTGCATATCAGCCGCCTGGCCAACTTGTTTCGGGAAGTGGCACCGGCCGCTCGGACAATACGGTTTACGTAGAGAATATGCGCTATCCCATCGAGAACGCGCCTTCGTACCCGAACTCTCAGGTGTGGGGTGTTGGCGGCTCGCAGGGTCCTGCCGGCGGTCAATGCGATTCACGCAATTACTCTTATCCATGGTGGGATAATTTCTGTGAGTCTCGAAGCTGGGATATGCCACTTTGCCCAAGCGGAAGAGGCCACCAGGGCCAAGATATTCGCCCGGCCACGTGCGAAAATAAGGTCCACGGGACCGTTGCGGCCGAAGCCGGAACGATTACCAGTATCGGAACATACAGCGTTTACCTCACAACGGCCTCCGGCACGCTCCATCGCTACCTTCACATGGACCCGGGAACTTTGGCCGTAAGCCGAGGTCAGACCGTGACCAAAGGCCAACGACTCGGTCTGGTCTCGAATGCCTTTGGCGGAACCCCCACCACGATTCATCTCCACTACGATATCATGAAGAACGTGAGTGGCTTCGGTCAGGTCTATGTGCCGCCCTATATGAGCCTTGTTCGCTCGTACGAAACACTCATCGGCCAACCTGCCGTGCCATGCGCCATCCTCCCTGCGGATGGTGGTGTTTTGGACAACCAGGGACCTTGCTTCACGCAGTACGGGCCATCGCAATATTGGCGAGTGGTGGATGGTCAGGGCGAAGGCGGTAGCTTCCAGTGGACGAACGCATTTGATGGCGCAAACCCAAGCAATTGGGCGTCATGGAGAATCCACGTGGAGCAAGACGGTGAGTACACCGTAGAGTTCAACGTGGTACCCGGATTCAACAAGTCCAAGCAAGTGCCCTATCTCGTCAAACACGACGGCGGCGAGGACCGCAAAGTCGTTGACCAGAGTACCGTACCGACCTGGCATATGCTTGGAACCTACACGTTCAAGGCCGGCGGAGACAATCTCGTCGCCGTCTATGATAATACCGGCGAGTCCGCGAGTGATATGCATATCACGGCGGATGCGATTCGCGTTCGTCCAGTATCCGCGGGACCAGACCCAGAGCCGATGCCGGACCCAGATCCAGATCCAACTCCAGATCCCACACCTGACCCGACTCCGAACCCTACGCCGGACCCTGACTATCCAGACGATCCAAAGGTGGATCCAACGATTCCCGGTGGCGAGCTTCCCGAGGGTAGGAATCAGGTTTCGACGAGCAATGGTTGCTCAGCTGCGCACGGGTCGCCGGGATGGTTGTTGCTCTTGCTTGGGTTTGGATTTGCGCGGCGTAACTTGTCAGCAGAATCTAGAAAACATCGGCCATTTTGAGCTCCTCCATTGTTCTTCCAACGAGGACAGAGCCCTCGTTGACAAGTGGCAATGACAAAACCTCGCGATGAAGCCTCGACGACACCCCTAAATCTCCGGTGCGCGAGCCCTTCAGAAGCGGTTGCTCACTCGATTGCAGGGGATAATACACTTGAGTCTCGATACCTCGCTGACTCAGTGCTGCCCGCACTTCATCCCGCTTTGCGAGGGTAATCGTGTACTGATGCCAGTTCGACTCCGCCTTGGGTTTGGGAAGCCCGATTCCAAGCCCATCCAGGCACTCATCGTAAAACTCGGCCACCTCACGACGCCGCGCGTTCCACCCGTCCAAATGGGGCAGTTTTGCGCGCAAAATGGCGGCCTGAAGGGCGTCCAGTCTAAAGTTGCCCCCCACCCTGACGTGCTCGTACTTATGCGTTCCGGTACCATGCGAGCGCATGGACCGGATCTCGCGAGCGACTTCGGTCCCACACACAATTGCGCCACCATCGCCAGCCGCCCCCAAGTTCTTGGTCGGAAAGAAACTAAAGGTCGCCATATCACCGAACCCACCAGCCATGCGCCCCTCGAGCGAGGAACCGATGGCCTGGGCGGCATCCTCCACAAGCAAGAGCCCGTGTCGCTCAGCCAGGGCTCGAAGCCCCTTCCAATCCGGCAGGTCGCCAAAGAGGTCAATCGCCACCACCATTCGAGTCGCAGGTGAAATCAACCTCGCTACAGACTGCACGGAGATCTGGAAGTCGGGCCCGACATCCGCAAAAACACAGGTCGCACCAAGACGAACAACGCATTCAGCAGCTGCGAAATAGCCAAAATCTGGAAGGATGACCTCGTCTCCGGGGCCGATTCCCGCGTGCATCATGCACATCAAGAGCGCGTCGGTCCCGCTTGAGACCCCTACAACTTCGCGGTCCTGGCCCAAGCCCAGATAGGCGGCCAGCTCAGACTCAAAAGCGCTAACCTCGGGCCCGAGAATATACTGACCGCTCTTCAGAACTCGGCGCAGTGCTTCTTCGATTTCCTCTGAAACTTCATGCGTTTGAGCAGCTATATCGACGAATGGGACCTTCATCCTGACCTTCCGAAACATGGTTCGAGCTAGCGATCTCAAGACTATATCTGTTAAGGCTAGCCTCACCAAGGAGCGATGATGAGTACCACAGTCACAACGTTAGCCGAGAGGTTCGACGCCCTAGAATCACGCGATAACGACACTCTATTTGACGTTTTTGTGGAGTGGGCCATCGACCGTGGACTTGAGCTCTATCCCGCTCAGGAAGAGGCCATCCTCGAGATTTTCGACGGCAATCACGTCGTTCTCAACACGCCTACGGGGTCCGGAAAGTCGCTCGTCGCACTCGCCATGCACTTCTACTCGTTCGCGCACGGAAAACGCTCGTACTACACCTCGCCGGTCAAGGCCCTAGTGAGCGAGAAGTTCTTCGACCTATGCCAGCATTTTGGCGCGGAGAACGTTGGCATGATGACCGGAGACGCGTCCATCAATGCAGGTGCTCCGATCATTTGCTGCACCGCAGAGATCCTAGCTTCCGCGGCTCTCTCGGACGGCGCGCTCGCTCTCATTCATCACGCCGTTTTGGACGAGTTTCACTACTATGGGGACCGAGAGCGCGGCATGGCCTGGCAGCTTCCGCTCTTGTTGATGCCTCAGACCACGTTTTTGCTGATGTCCGCGACGCTCGGCGACACGCGCGATATTATTCGCCAGCTCGAGGACCGAAGTGGGCGGCCGGTGGCTCATGTGAAGTCCAACCAGCGTCCGGTGCCGCTTGAGTTCAAATACTCTGAGACGCCACTCTTAGATACCATTGAGGAGGTCACGCGAAAGGGCCTGACGCCACTCTATATCGTCAACTTTTCGCAGCGAGAATGCGCCGATCTGGCCCAGAGCCTGATGAGCATGAACTTCTGTTCGAAGGAAGAAAAGCAGGCGATTCAAGACGAGATGGACGGCGTAAAGTTCCCGACGCCGTACGGCAAAGTGATTCGGAAATTTCTCTCGCACGGAGTCGCGATCCATCACGGTGGACTTCTGCCGAGATACAGGCTGCTCGTGGAGAAGTTGAGCCAGATGGGGCTACTCAAGATCATTGCCGGCACGGACACGCTCGGCGTAGGCATCAACCTTCCCATCAGGACGGTGCTCTTCACCAAGCTTTGCAAGTACGACGGCCACAAGGTTCAGATCTTGAGCGTTCGCGATTTTAAACAGATTGCCGGCCGCGCGGGGCGAAAAGGCTACGATACCGAAGGTCTCGTCATCGCTCAGGCCCCGGAACACGTGATCGAGAATATCAAGATCAATCAGAAGATTTCCGAGGACCCGCGCAAGAAGAAGAAACTTCAGTTTAAGAAGCCACCCGAGCGCGGTTTTGTGCATTGGGACGAAGACACCTTCAACCGGCTCATCGAGAGCGATTCTGAGGCGCTGACATCGCGCTTTACGGTTACCCACGAGATGCTTCTCAATCTGCTCCAGCGCCCTGAAGAGAGCGAACAACCCATGGGATATCGTGCGCTTGGAGAGCTGATTGAGGCCAGTCACGAACCCATGGCTCGAAAGTCGCAACTTCGTCGAAAGGCGAAGATGATCTTCAAGTCGTTGCGGTCTGCGGGGATTCTTCAGGTCGTACCTCGGGAGGAGCGAAGGGGCTCCAAGGTTCAGCTCGCGCCGGATCTGCAGCACGATTTCTCGATTCACCACGCGCTCTCGCTCTTTTTGGTCTGGGCAGCCGAACAACTCAACCCGGAGGCGCCCGAGTTTCATCTCACCCTGCTCAGCTTTGTGGAGGCTATCCTCGAAGACCCGCACTCGGTCCTCAATCACCAGAAGGATAAGGTGATTCGGGAAGCGATTGCGCAGATGAAGGCCGAGGGGATCGAGTACGAAGAGCGAATGGAGAAGCTCGAGAAGATTACGTACCCGCAACCCGATGCGGATGCGATTGAGGCGGGCTATCGTGAGTTTGAGCGCCTTCACCCGTGGGTTTCAGGCTTTGAGCCGAGCCCCAAATCGGTGGCTCGAGATATGGTGGAGCACTACAGCTCCTTCAATGATTACGTGAATAAGTATGGGCTTGAGCGCTCCGAGGGCATCCTTCTTCGGCACCTCACCCAGACCTACAAAACGCTCAAACAAAACGTCCCTGATCAGTTCAAGACCGATGGTGTCTACGAAGTAACGGCCTACCTCAGGGACGTGATTGCACGCGCGGACAGCTCGCTCATTCAAGAGTGGGAAAGCATGCGCTACGCGACCGAAGAGGAGGAAGTCGAGACCGGCCCGCAGCCGCTCGACGCCGACACCAAAGCGTTCACGGCCAGGGTTCGGGCCGAGCTTCGCTCTCTGGTCCAAGAGATTGCGGCGGACAACTTGGAAGAGGCCGTCGGGCTCGTGCGAAACACGCCGGAGCACTTCTGGACTCCAATGAAGCTTGAGCGCGCTTTGGCCGGCTTCTTCGAAGAATATGACCATATCGTCTTCAACCACCGCGCGCGTGCCACGGATCTACTTACTTTGAGGCGAGTCGGCCCAGGCCAGTGGTCTGTGGTTCAGGTGCTAGTGGACCCAGAAGACCACAACGAGTGGTTCCTGCGCGGACATATCGACGTGCGCCCCGAGGTCTTTCCTGATCCGGAAGAACGACTCTTCGTCCTCGAGGAGATCGGGTCTTGAGATCGAGGGGATTTTGTATTTTGGAAAGCTGACCAAGATCCCCTATACTCGAGGGCATGAAGACGCTCGCCGTAGTTTGCATTTTCGGGGTGACAGCCACACTCACCGTGCTCGCCGTGGCGTTTACGCAATGGTGGCCACCGCTACAACCACTCTGGGTAGGCATTGGGGCTATCGCGCTTCCAATGCTTTTGGCGATGGCGTTTTTAGAGCCCGAATTCCGTCAATTCAATATCGTGACCATCGCACTGAGCCTCGCAGCCAGCATGATTTTGGGCGTGGCATTGCCGGGGCTCTGGGCCAAACCCGAGGTCCGAAGTGCCGTAGCGGCTCATACGACCACTCGAAACGTGGACCTCGCGCTCGGCGACGAAAACCCTTCAGTTCAAATGGTAGCCTGCCATCAAACCTTCGCTCTCAATCTGCCCGTCATCGATGTTTTGGGACTTCTAGAGCCGCATCCAACGATCGCGGTTGAATGTCTGGGAAGAGAAGACGCTGGAAATATCCCCGAACAAATGGTCGCTCGCTGGGGCTCAACGCTGAATTTCGGGGACTCATGTGAGCTCCTCGAGCCTATCATGAGTTTGGGCAATGTGGACCCCAAGGCCAAAGCGATCGAGGTCCTACAATGTGGCGTGACGGCGAAGTCTGATACCGTTCGCGCCTGCTGCCTTGATAGCTTGAGCAAACTTGGCAAGCCTGAAGATTACAAGGCCTGGATTTCTAGAATGAGCTTC
This Microvenator marinus DNA region includes the following protein-coding sequences:
- a CDS encoding sigma-54-dependent transcriptional regulator — translated: MSGQILLVEDDKNLAKVLQFHLEEAGHHVTYSPSADEALSLDLKSFELILTDLNMPGTDGLEFLAKLKALNVSAAAVVLTAYGSTDRAVAAMQAGAFHYVEKPVHAKALLAIVERALEFSRVRAENQTLRSRKHEIISASPSMSHLLEVVDRVADTDHTILIRGESGTGKELVARALHNGSSRAKAAFVAVNCAAIPDELLESTLFGHEKGAFTGATARHEGKFLLADGGTIFLDEIAEMSLRLQAKLLRILQESELEVVGGGAPKPVNIRVIAATNQDLEALMREGHFREDLFYRINVVPLFIPPLRHRPEDIPVLLRFFLRKHAQDKDVQVSKALDAALIQYHWPGNVRELENVAKRMLVLRRTDTLELSDLPGELSAKASHVSGLPFMLPPGQLDLKKLENDIIRAALDMHQGNQSATARYLNIPRHVLLYRLEKMEGEHE
- a CDS encoding DegT/DnrJ/EryC1/StrS family aminotransferase — its product is MKVPFVDIAAQTHEVSEEIEEALRRVLKSGQYILGPEVSAFESELAAYLGLGQDREVVGVSSGTDALLMCMMHAGIGPGDEVILPDFGYFAAAECVVRLGATCVFADVGPDFQISVQSVARLISPATRMVVAIDLFGDLPDWKGLRALAERHGLLLVEDAAQAIGSSLEGRMAGGFGDMATFSFFPTKNLGAAGDGGAIVCGTEVAREIRSMRSHGTGTHKYEHVRVGGNFRLDALQAAILRAKLPHLDGWNARRREVAEFYDECLDGLGIGLPKPKAESNWHQYTITLAKRDEVRAALSQRGIETQVYYPLQSSEQPLLKGSRTGDLGVSSRLHREVLSLPLVNEGSVLVGRTMEELKMADVF
- a CDS encoding sensor histidine kinase, whose translation is MFQSQKTRRNLLIAAVVIVLGITAGHYVTDMHHVAFHNVYRRLYYLPIVLAAFAHGLKGGGVMALVVSAAYIPHAFFSHHRDPAPTVDKLLEIVLYLVIGLLTGWLVELQRRAHARLSVALNEKEVLEKQLVRAGKLSALGQLTSGLAHEIRNPLASILGSAEAITSEFEEEHRKYPLTRVLLDEISRLDQVVSGFLKFAGPAPPEKRKISARELVLRLEGLLRTTLEGRKIRLETQVPDEMVELDSDQAGQVLLNLVLNGADAAQSAENPTVVIVFERRKIAGKPYACFGVKDNGEGVPDSLAETIFEPYFTTRSDGSGLGLSISNTIMEKHGGILDLEQGDHTVFWACFPEEP
- a CDS encoding peptidoglycan DD-metalloendopeptidase family protein → MKNLAFLILLTMPGLVFANDFAYQPPGQLVSGSGTGRSDNTVYVENMRYPIENAPSYPNSQVWGVGGSQGPAGGQCDSRNYSYPWWDNFCESRSWDMPLCPSGRGHQGQDIRPATCENKVHGTVAAEAGTITSIGTYSVYLTTASGTLHRYLHMDPGTLAVSRGQTVTKGQRLGLVSNAFGGTPTTIHLHYDIMKNVSGFGQVYVPPYMSLVRSYETLIGQPAVPCAILPADGGVLDNQGPCFTQYGPSQYWRVVDGQGEGGSFQWTNAFDGANPSNWASWRIHVEQDGEYTVEFNVVPGFNKSKQVPYLVKHDGGEDRKVVDQSTVPTWHMLGTYTFKAGGDNLVAVYDNTGESASDMHITADAIRVRPVSAGPDPEPMPDPDPDPTPDPTPDPTPNPTPDPDYPDDPKVDPTIPGGELPEGRNQVSTSNGCSAAHGSPGWLLLLLGFGFARRNLSAESRKHRPF
- a CDS encoding Imm43 family immunity protein, which gives rise to MSKFFWFLPTAGPEVSALGELLECDAEFLETTEPVLSLGEGCFELDGAVNRRHRVKEVMGDVLPNHENALVVSERFAKFLEENQVPDLQVLDVRIWQGRTPVDGYKLVHFTKHISGIDEEESTLVYHEMDPSFVWQVDNLTFKQKKLQGAKIFKVRGLPQHIFVSEEFSQALEAQSFSGFALHDLSEVN
- a CDS encoding DEAD/DEAH box helicase; the protein is MSTTVTTLAERFDALESRDNDTLFDVFVEWAIDRGLELYPAQEEAILEIFDGNHVVLNTPTGSGKSLVALAMHFYSFAHGKRSYYTSPVKALVSEKFFDLCQHFGAENVGMMTGDASINAGAPIICCTAEILASAALSDGALALIHHAVLDEFHYYGDRERGMAWQLPLLLMPQTTFLLMSATLGDTRDIIRQLEDRSGRPVAHVKSNQRPVPLEFKYSETPLLDTIEEVTRKGLTPLYIVNFSQRECADLAQSLMSMNFCSKEEKQAIQDEMDGVKFPTPYGKVIRKFLSHGVAIHHGGLLPRYRLLVEKLSQMGLLKIIAGTDTLGVGINLPIRTVLFTKLCKYDGHKVQILSVRDFKQIAGRAGRKGYDTEGLVIAQAPEHVIENIKINQKISEDPRKKKKLQFKKPPERGFVHWDEDTFNRLIESDSEALTSRFTVTHEMLLNLLQRPEESEQPMGYRALGELIEASHEPMARKSQLRRKAKMIFKSLRSAGILQVVPREERRGSKVQLAPDLQHDFSIHHALSLFLVWAAEQLNPEAPEFHLTLLSFVEAILEDPHSVLNHQKDKVIREAIAQMKAEGIEYEERMEKLEKITYPQPDADAIEAGYREFERLHPWVSGFEPSPKSVARDMVEHYSSFNDYVNKYGLERSEGILLRHLTQTYKTLKQNVPDQFKTDGVYEVTAYLRDVIARADSSLIQEWESMRYATEEEEVETGPQPLDADTKAFTARVRAELRSLVQEIAADNLEEAVGLVRNTPEHFWTPMKLERALAGFFEEYDHIVFNHRARATDLLTLRRVGPGQWSVVQVLVDPEDHNEWFLRGHIDVRPEVFPDPEERLFVLEEIGS